One Desulfocurvibacter africanus subsp. africanus DSM 2603 genomic region harbors:
- a CDS encoding ATP-binding protein, with the protein MRVGFLSALSFRGKINLGIAAIVVVFGLFTAILVSNLVTGSLLAESKKRGSSMVLNLAGRAEEQLLTRDYLRLKKTVDQYKALGETVEYAFILDKDGLVLAHTFADGFPSGLKKVNTEPDGDAVGILLLDTGRLLVYDFSAGVHIGDNRIGTARIGLSRQEVQRTGRRLFLAIFAITGAGALLSLILGSFFARNVTRRINLLRASAEEIMRGNLDVQVGTARGRNCWEVMNCGLENCPAYGDLRRRCWYMAGTLCPACANTESEDKRESCKSCPVYQQNAGDEIQSLAEAFDVMAATLKDHIGELETARRGLARQEQLLHTVFDVTPDLVSLQDERLVYRLVNKAFRRYFSLSGEEVVGRTDKDIFPSGQGVLSEDENRQILETGMPLSKEIYVQRGENRRWFHVVKVPVYDGEPADSARPPRIIGLLLTARDISVIKRYQEQLIQSQKMEDLGKLAGGVAHEINTPLGIILGYSQILLEDLPKDSREREDVAVIEKQTQVCRKIVADLLGFSRQMESSWAEVDLNESIREVVALVRHIFQQERVFIEMQLDDGVPPIRGDKEKLKQVWLNLLSNAFDAIGADGTMVIRTKLCKHRRRVVVTVADTGKGISQDHMAQIFDPFFTTKPVGAGTGLGLSVSFGIIKDHKGKISAVSPAPVEYLGMGQEDGRPVGPGTVFIIELPLTDEGLPEDECLDI; encoded by the coding sequence GTGCGGGTTGGCTTCCTGTCCGCATTGTCCTTCCGGGGCAAGATCAACCTGGGCATCGCGGCAATTGTCGTTGTCTTCGGTCTGTTCACGGCCATCCTGGTCAGTAACCTGGTCACAGGCTCGCTGTTGGCGGAAAGCAAGAAACGCGGCTCCAGCATGGTGCTGAACCTGGCCGGCAGGGCCGAAGAGCAGCTACTGACTCGCGACTACCTGCGCCTGAAGAAGACCGTGGACCAGTACAAGGCCCTGGGCGAAACCGTGGAGTATGCCTTCATCCTGGACAAGGACGGCCTGGTTCTGGCGCATACCTTCGCGGACGGCTTCCCATCGGGGCTCAAGAAGGTCAACACGGAGCCGGATGGGGATGCCGTTGGCATCCTGCTCCTGGATACGGGGAGGTTGCTCGTTTACGACTTTTCGGCCGGTGTGCACATCGGCGACAACCGCATCGGCACGGCGCGCATCGGCCTGTCCCGGCAAGAGGTGCAGCGCACCGGCCGGCGGCTTTTTCTGGCCATCTTCGCCATCACCGGCGCAGGCGCGCTGCTCTCGCTCATCCTGGGTTCCTTCTTCGCGCGCAACGTGACCAGGCGCATCAACCTCCTGCGCGCCTCGGCCGAGGAGATCATGCGCGGCAACCTCGACGTGCAGGTAGGCACGGCCAGGGGGCGCAACTGCTGGGAGGTCATGAACTGCGGGCTGGAGAACTGTCCGGCCTACGGCGACCTCCGTCGCCGCTGCTGGTACATGGCCGGCACGCTTTGTCCCGCCTGCGCCAATACCGAGAGCGAAGACAAGCGCGAAAGCTGCAAGAGCTGCCCTGTCTACCAGCAAAATGCCGGTGACGAGATTCAGAGTCTGGCCGAGGCCTTCGACGTTATGGCCGCGACACTCAAAGACCATATCGGCGAATTGGAGACGGCCCGGCGCGGCCTGGCCCGTCAGGAGCAGCTGCTGCACACGGTCTTCGACGTGACCCCGGACCTGGTCAGCCTGCAGGACGAGCGACTAGTCTACCGCCTGGTGAACAAGGCCTTCCGCCGCTACTTCTCCCTGTCCGGGGAGGAGGTCGTCGGGCGCACGGACAAGGATATCTTCCCGTCCGGCCAGGGCGTGCTCAGCGAGGATGAGAACCGGCAGATCCTGGAAACCGGCATGCCGCTATCCAAGGAAATCTACGTGCAGCGCGGGGAGAACCGGCGCTGGTTCCATGTGGTCAAGGTGCCGGTCTACGACGGCGAGCCGGCGGATTCGGCCCGGCCCCCGCGCATTATCGGTTTGTTGCTCACGGCCCGCGACATCTCGGTCATCAAGCGCTACCAGGAGCAGCTCATCCAGTCACAGAAGATGGAAGACCTGGGCAAGCTGGCCGGCGGCGTGGCCCATGAGATCAATACTCCTCTGGGCATCATCCTCGGCTACTCCCAGATCCTCTTGGAGGACTTGCCCAAGGACAGCCGTGAGCGCGAAGACGTGGCCGTCATCGAGAAGCAGACCCAGGTTTGCCGCAAGATAGTGGCCGACCTGCTCGGTTTTTCGCGGCAGATGGAATCCAGTTGGGCCGAGGTGGACCTGAACGAATCCATCCGTGAAGTCGTGGCCTTGGTGCGGCATATTTTCCAGCAAGAGCGCGTGTTCATCGAGATGCAACTGGACGACGGGGTGCCCCCCATCCGCGGGGACAAGGAAAAGCTCAAGCAGGTCTGGTTGAACCTGCTGAGCAACGCTTTCGACGCCATAGGCGCGGACGGCACCATGGTCATACGCACCAAGCTGTGTAAGCACCGCCGCAGGGTAGTGGTCACCGTGGCCGACACGGGCAAGGGCATCAGCCAGGACCACATGGCCCAGATCTTCGACCCCTTCTTCACCACCAAGCCCGTGGGCGCGGGCACGGGCCTTGGCCTGTCCGTATCCTTCGGCATCATCAAGGATCACAAGGGCAAGATCTCGGCCGTGAGCCCCGCCCCGGTGGAGTATCTGGGCATGGGTCAGGAGGACGGCAGGCCCGTGGGACCGGGCACGGTGTTCATCATCGAGCTGCCCCTGACCGATGAAGGCCTGCCCGAGGACGAGTGTCTGGATATCTGA
- a CDS encoding response regulator: MSKIIVLDDVADAGRMVQRILERKGHEVHPFTDEEQALAHLREQGADVAILDIKLKRMSGIEVLDEIRRISPDTKVIMLTGYPTLETARQAQQLGAFEYCIKPIDKDELEEKVAVALGSSG, from the coding sequence ATGAGCAAGATCATCGTGCTGGACGACGTGGCCGACGCTGGACGCATGGTGCAGCGCATACTGGAGCGCAAGGGTCATGAGGTGCATCCTTTCACCGACGAGGAGCAGGCCTTGGCTCATCTACGTGAGCAAGGCGCGGACGTGGCCATCCTGGACATCAAGCTCAAGCGCATGAGCGGCATCGAAGTGCTTGACGAGATACGTCGCATCTCTCCGGATACCAAGGTCATCATGCTTACGGGCTATCCCACCCTGGAAACCGCGCGTCAGGCCCAGCAGCTCGGCGCATTCGAATACTGCATCAAGCCCATCGATAAAGACGAGCTGGAAGAGAAGGTGGCCGTGGCCCTCGGCAGCTCGGGATAA
- a CDS encoding bifunctional diguanylate cyclase/phosphodiesterase, translated as MNLRLRLFLIILAAFLGLAGTYALVSRHIVLESFASLEQKIAGENAKRAANIIGTEAEYLDRLVKDWAWWDDTCEFVATRDEAYVRSALPKETFIDQQLNAIVIYDLQGAMVWGRFFDLETSAWAPVPETLNTVLTKHPELLRPASESTVHAGMIVLDGKSFIFSCRPILTSENAGPPRGVMLIGRYLTEDLLASMGERVDLGMRLLPLEGQQSAELSGIMEVLAGTTAKWRHSTDGNLLRTILRMDGYFGGPAAFVLIEAPREIHVLGKAAFGNSLVGLCVGGLLLLGVVYALLEQRITSRVVRLSQIADTALKDDEGKLAHLSGSDELAAVSRKIGAMMDSLRESRGFLSTMLDSLDAGVVLIDPHERVIVEANSRAAWLAGVPAGQIVGRSCFELFCTSHVAACPFLAGAIRPGEPMVRVLEGPNGVSRSILKTVTRVSREGKEYLLETFLDVTEHERTKQALAESELLYRTIFMNSGAASLLLNEQGLGTMANEGFFELTGLRPEAVQAGLHWEDLFPAEEVANIQALAGTVGTSGKALCLEATLAHASGKPHSVYLTLARVPGSDRGVLSMVDLTEQRRYQHELYNKAYFDQLTGLPNRTMFSMRLEAAIVRARREGGGLAIMLLDLDDFKNVNDTMGHLAGDEMLRKAGKRVNQAVRKDDLVARLGGDEFVVLVERPHDENLLQRMAARLVRAFAEPFHLGDREIFASTSVGVARFPQDGNDAEAVLKNADLAMYEAKNSGKHAYRLFSGEMNARLLRKVNLEAELRKSISQRRFVLRYQPIVDVASRSIVGMEALLRWIDESGRVVPPSQFMPEAEECGLVVQMDRLALEIACRETLRWTNGGEVPLKLSVNLSAQHFALGGVESMVTEVLAATGFPASRLGLEITETALIKDLKSATAPVLQALSAKGVSISLDDFGTGYSSLAYLKHLPISVLKIDRLFVSDIGTPGSDGSVLVRGMISLAESLGLAVVAEGVETEEQLAFLRSQSCALAQGFLFAPPLTAQAFMDLLSQGLPAPSGLEGTDDLSPAEQPA; from the coding sequence ATGAACCTGCGTCTCAGACTCTTCCTCATAATTCTGGCGGCCTTTCTCGGGCTGGCAGGCACCTATGCGCTGGTTTCCAGGCATATCGTCCTCGAGAGCTTCGCTTCGCTGGAACAGAAGATCGCCGGCGAGAACGCCAAGCGTGCCGCCAACATCATCGGCACCGAGGCGGAATACCTCGATAGGCTCGTGAAGGACTGGGCCTGGTGGGATGACACCTGCGAGTTCGTGGCGACCCGCGACGAGGCGTACGTGCGCTCCGCACTGCCCAAGGAAACCTTTATCGATCAGCAGCTCAACGCCATCGTGATCTACGATCTTCAGGGTGCCATGGTCTGGGGCAGGTTCTTCGACCTGGAGACAAGCGCCTGGGCCCCGGTGCCGGAAACCCTGAATACAGTACTGACAAAGCATCCGGAGCTTTTGCGCCCCGCCTCCGAAAGCACTGTCCACGCCGGCATGATCGTGCTGGATGGCAAATCATTCATCTTTTCCTGCAGACCCATCTTGACCAGCGAGAACGCCGGCCCGCCGCGTGGGGTCATGCTAATTGGCCGTTACTTGACCGAGGATCTGTTGGCCAGCATGGGCGAACGTGTAGACTTGGGCATGCGCCTGCTGCCCCTTGAAGGCCAACAGTCTGCGGAGTTGTCAGGAATCATGGAAGTCCTGGCGGGTACGACGGCCAAATGGCGGCATTCAACCGATGGAAACCTGTTGCGCACGATTCTGCGCATGGATGGCTATTTCGGCGGCCCGGCCGCCTTCGTGCTCATCGAAGCTCCCAGGGAGATTCATGTCCTGGGCAAGGCCGCGTTCGGCAATAGTCTGGTGGGCCTTTGCGTGGGCGGTTTGCTGCTCCTGGGCGTGGTCTACGCGCTCCTGGAGCAGCGTATCACCTCGCGGGTGGTCCGACTGAGCCAGATTGCCGATACGGCCTTAAAGGACGACGAAGGCAAACTGGCTCATTTGTCCGGCTCGGATGAGTTGGCGGCCGTCTCGCGCAAGATCGGCGCCATGATGGACAGCCTGCGCGAGAGCAGAGGCTTTTTATCCACAATGCTCGACAGCCTGGATGCCGGCGTGGTGCTAATCGATCCGCATGAGCGCGTGATCGTGGAGGCCAATAGCCGTGCGGCCTGGCTCGCGGGAGTGCCCGCAGGCCAGATCGTGGGGCGTTCGTGCTTCGAACTGTTCTGCACGTCCCATGTTGCCGCATGCCCGTTTCTTGCCGGGGCCATTCGGCCGGGCGAGCCCATGGTGCGCGTGCTCGAAGGGCCGAACGGCGTCAGCCGCAGCATTCTCAAGACCGTCACTCGGGTTTCCCGCGAGGGTAAGGAATACCTCCTGGAGACGTTCCTCGACGTGACCGAGCATGAGCGCACCAAGCAGGCCTTGGCCGAGAGCGAACTGCTCTACCGGACCATCTTCATGAACTCCGGCGCGGCCAGCCTGCTTTTGAACGAGCAGGGCTTGGGGACCATGGCCAACGAGGGATTCTTCGAATTGACCGGCCTGAGGCCTGAAGCGGTTCAGGCCGGCTTGCATTGGGAGGACCTGTTCCCGGCCGAGGAAGTAGCGAACATTCAAGCCCTGGCCGGGACGGTAGGAACTTCCGGCAAGGCCTTGTGCCTGGAAGCGACGCTTGCGCATGCGAGCGGAAAGCCCCATAGCGTGTACCTGACCTTGGCCCGCGTGCCGGGCTCGGATCGCGGCGTGCTGTCCATGGTGGATCTCACCGAGCAGCGGCGCTACCAACACGAGCTGTATAACAAGGCCTATTTCGACCAGCTTACCGGATTGCCCAATCGCACCATGTTCTCCATGCGTCTGGAGGCGGCCATTGTCCGCGCCCGCAGGGAAGGCGGCGGACTCGCGATCATGCTTCTGGACCTGGACGACTTCAAGAACGTCAACGACACCATGGGCCACTTGGCCGGCGACGAGATGCTGCGCAAGGCCGGCAAGCGCGTGAATCAGGCCGTGCGCAAGGACGACCTCGTGGCCAGATTGGGCGGGGACGAGTTCGTGGTTCTGGTGGAGAGACCCCACGACGAGAATTTGCTCCAGCGCATGGCCGCACGACTGGTGCGCGCCTTTGCCGAACCCTTCCATTTGGGCGACCGCGAGATATTCGCCAGCACCAGTGTGGGCGTCGCCCGCTTTCCCCAGGATGGGAACGATGCCGAGGCCGTGCTCAAGAACGCCGACTTGGCCATGTACGAGGCCAAGAACTCGGGTAAGCATGCCTACAGGCTTTTCTCCGGCGAAATGAACGCGCGCCTGCTGCGCAAGGTTAATCTGGAAGCCGAGCTGCGCAAGTCCATTAGTCAGCGGCGTTTCGTGCTGCGCTATCAGCCTATCGTGGATGTCGCCAGCCGTAGCATAGTGGGCATGGAGGCCTTGCTGCGCTGGATCGATGAGAGCGGTCGCGTGGTTCCGCCCTCGCAGTTCATGCCCGAGGCCGAGGAATGCGGCCTGGTGGTGCAGATGGATCGCCTGGCCTTGGAGATAGCCTGCCGCGAGACCCTGCGCTGGACTAACGGCGGCGAGGTCCCGCTAAAGCTGTCCGTGAATCTGTCGGCACAGCATTTCGCGCTCGGCGGCGTGGAGAGCATGGTCACCGAGGTGCTCGCGGCCACGGGTTTCCCGGCTTCCAGGCTGGGCCTGGAAATCACCGAAACCGCGCTCATTAAGGATCTGAAGAGCGCCACGGCGCCCGTGCTACAGGCTTTGAGCGCCAAGGGCGTCAGCATTTCCCTGGACGACTTCGGCACGGGCTATTCCTCGCTGGCCTACCTCAAGCATTTGCCCATCAGCGTACTCAAGATCGACCGCCTGTTCGTAAGCGATATAGGTACGCCAGGCAGTGACGGTTCGGTGCTCGTGCGCGGCATGATTTCCCTGGCCGAGAGCCTGGGCTTGGCCGTAGTGGCCGAGGGCGTGGAGACCGAGGAGCAATTGGCTTTCCTGCGCAGCCAGAGCTGCGCCCTGGCCCAGGGGTTTCTGTTCGCGCCTCCGCTGACCGCCCAGGCCTTCATGGACCTGTTATCCCAGGGCCTGCCTGCGCCATCCGGCTTGGAGGGCACCGACGATCTGTCTCCGGCCGAACAGCCCGCCTGA
- a CDS encoding NYN domain-containing protein: MNEKRVIWIVDGSYLLKAPKGKFDYLKLKDTLEDLNGCPFYESYFLDSTLDPSDAQNAFYTWLKTAPPKGPKMRVRLYKVKTLSFRCPNGEYVERHVQKGVDVGITTLLIRLATQGMYDRLVLSTGDGDFEDAISYIKEDLHKEFWLAGFTDTISADLQCYADRVVWLDDHWERIRKVE; encoded by the coding sequence ATGAACGAAAAGAGAGTCATCTGGATTGTGGACGGGTCCTATCTGCTCAAGGCGCCCAAAGGTAAATTCGACTATCTGAAACTCAAGGACACGCTGGAAGATCTGAACGGTTGTCCCTTCTACGAAAGCTATTTCCTGGATTCGACCCTGGATCCCTCCGACGCACAGAACGCCTTCTATACCTGGCTCAAGACCGCGCCGCCCAAGGGCCCCAAGATGCGCGTGCGCCTGTACAAGGTGAAGACCCTGAGTTTCCGCTGCCCGAACGGCGAATACGTGGAGCGCCACGTGCAGAAGGGCGTGGACGTGGGCATCACCACGCTGCTCATCCGTCTGGCCACGCAGGGCATGTACGACCGGCTGGTGCTGTCCACCGGCGACGGCGACTTCGAGGACGCCATCTCCTACATCAAGGAAGACCTGCACAAGGAATTCTGGCTGGCCGGGTTCACGGATACTATTTCGGCTGACTTGCAGTGCTATGCGGACAGGGTAGTGTGGTTGGACGATCATTGGGAGAGGATACGCAAGGTGGAGTAG
- a CDS encoding ADP-ribosylglycohydrolase family protein translates to MLGAILGDMIGSRFEGRPHKSIEFELFTFASRFTDDTVLTCATAEALLGCDRGDASCVAPYAVKYREFCRAYPSAGYGGSFISWCASDDAGPYGSFGNGSAMRVSPVGWWFDNLETVLAQAEASASASHNHPEGIKGAQAVAGAIFLARTGSSKADIRAFISSRFGYNLDRTLAAIRPTYHFDVTCQGSVPEAIIAFLEADSLESAIRNAVSLGGDADTQGAMAGSITEAFYHPTGNIPAPLRDAAMARLDERLADVVRRFSARMGRSIIAD, encoded by the coding sequence ATGCTCGGCGCAATTCTCGGCGACATGATCGGCTCCCGCTTCGAGGGACGCCCCCACAAGTCGATTGAGTTCGAACTCTTTACGTTCGCCTCCCGCTTCACCGACGACACGGTGCTGACCTGCGCCACGGCCGAGGCTCTGCTCGGCTGTGATAGGGGCGATGCATCCTGCGTCGCCCCGTATGCCGTCAAGTACCGCGAGTTCTGCCGCGCCTATCCTTCCGCCGGCTACGGCGGCAGCTTCATCTCCTGGTGTGCTTCCGACGACGCTGGCCCGTACGGCTCCTTCGGCAACGGCTCGGCCATGCGCGTGTCGCCCGTGGGCTGGTGGTTCGACAATCTGGAGACGGTCCTGGCCCAGGCCGAGGCCAGCGCCAGCGCATCGCACAATCATCCCGAGGGCATCAAGGGCGCGCAGGCCGTTGCTGGCGCGATCTTTCTCGCGCGTACCGGCTCTTCCAAGGCCGACATCCGCGCCTTCATCTCCTCCCGCTTCGGCTACAACCTGGACCGCACGCTTGCCGCTATCCGCCCGACGTACCACTTCGACGTGACCTGCCAGGGTTCGGTGCCCGAGGCCATTATCGCCTTCCTGGAAGCGGACAGCCTCGAATCCGCCATTCGCAACGCCGTGTCCCTGGGTGGCGACGCGGACACGCAGGGGGCCATGGCCGGGTCCATCACCGAGGCCTTTTACCATCCCACGGGCAACATTCCGGCGCCCTTGCGCGATGCTGCCATGGCCCGGCTGGACGAACGGTTGGCGGATGTCGTACGGCGATTCTCGGCCCGGATGGGCCGTTCCATCATAGCAGATTGA
- a CDS encoding PEP/pyruvate-binding domain-containing protein gives MLGQLFRHWTYQLFAPGALLRERYDSFRRLLEDDKRCLELITALEEIRYGQVQADWAKLESLLRALTWSVGSLARHLVAMNPGQYMDLEPSLRDLLARLEPLARLPTLYAGPPYVLPLEQVVGARDQAGGKAWHLGRVLVDVGLPVPPGFVVTTSAFFAFLEHNDLAPRLDELLSRVRLDEPERLDALCAEMQDMVLGGALPPAVEQALSEAVAGLTAGVAAPRLAVRSSAVGEDASEIACGGDDSGVSFAGQYESELGVVPADVRQAWLRVLASKYAPRAVAYRVRYGLADREAPMAVLVLAMVQAKSSGVVYSLDPVAEGRRERIGIYAVPGLGERLVGGSSVPDMFYLSRTDNPVLLKSVAQRRVQEGVPGRSTAVLDLPSIKTLADWAMVLERIFGCPQDVEWCQDDEGEMYVIQSRPLQAASAFGERAQPQADEGGRAQAADFAESAEEFAEGLAKSHAVLFRGGLMAAGGVALGRVHLLRDDEPLRSVPGGTVLVCGTLSPDLVSLLGRVKAVVAERGSRASHFASVAREFGLPVLVGAVGARTMLRPGQAVTVDAESRMIYEGSVEGLREAAQSRAPRRSSPMARRLEAIMPLVSPLTLTDPQSPRFTPRFCSSLHDIVRFCHEKGVAEMFSLVDRGGRGLARAKRLRTGVPMDFYVLDLHGGTRAKASGKAEIGPSDLASRPMLALWQGLTHQDVVWAKGLKHLDWEAFDQVSAGVGVLGSKELASYAVLSDDYLHAMVRFGYHFAVVDALCCEREDANYVAFRFKGGGADFEHRLLRLAFIAEVLQRAGFVSTSRSDLLDARYSRQDEQKCLQRLTLLGIILGQTRLMDMAMTGQTQVEAMVEEFWKRYGTDMNAL, from the coding sequence GTGCTCGGCCAGCTCTTCCGCCACTGGACCTACCAACTCTTCGCGCCCGGCGCGCTGCTGCGTGAGCGTTATGATTCCTTCCGCCGGCTGCTGGAGGATGACAAACGCTGCCTGGAACTGATCACTGCCCTGGAGGAGATCCGCTATGGCCAGGTGCAGGCCGACTGGGCCAAGCTGGAAAGCTTGTTGCGCGCCCTGACCTGGTCCGTGGGCAGCCTCGCGCGCCATCTGGTGGCCATGAATCCCGGCCAGTACATGGATTTGGAGCCGAGCCTGCGCGACCTGTTGGCACGGCTGGAGCCTTTGGCCCGACTTCCCACGCTGTACGCCGGGCCACCTTACGTGCTGCCTCTGGAGCAGGTTGTTGGCGCTCGGGATCAGGCGGGCGGCAAGGCCTGGCATCTGGGCCGCGTGCTTGTCGACGTGGGCCTGCCCGTGCCTCCGGGATTCGTCGTGACCACCTCGGCCTTCTTCGCCTTCCTTGAACATAACGATCTGGCTCCGCGCCTGGACGAACTGCTGTCGCGGGTGCGCTTGGACGAGCCCGAGCGGCTGGACGCCCTTTGCGCCGAAATGCAGGACATGGTGCTCGGCGGCGCGCTGCCACCGGCAGTGGAGCAGGCCCTGTCCGAAGCCGTGGCGGGCCTGACCGCCGGGGTGGCCGCGCCGAGGCTGGCCGTGCGCTCCAGCGCCGTCGGCGAGGACGCGAGCGAGATCGCCTGCGGCGGCGACGACTCAGGCGTGTCCTTTGCTGGCCAGTACGAGAGCGAGTTGGGCGTGGTGCCCGCCGATGTCCGACAAGCCTGGCTGCGTGTGCTGGCCAGCAAGTATGCCCCGCGTGCCGTGGCCTACCGCGTGCGTTACGGCCTGGCCGACCGTGAAGCGCCCATGGCCGTGCTGGTGCTGGCCATGGTTCAGGCCAAGTCCAGCGGAGTGGTCTACAGCCTGGATCCGGTCGCGGAAGGCCGGCGGGAGCGCATCGGCATTTACGCGGTGCCGGGCTTGGGTGAGCGGCTGGTCGGCGGCTCCAGCGTGCCGGACATGTTCTACCTTTCGCGCACGGACAATCCGGTTCTTCTCAAATCCGTGGCCCAGCGCCGCGTGCAGGAGGGCGTGCCGGGCCGCTCCACGGCCGTTCTGGATCTCCCTTCGATCAAGACCTTGGCCGATTGGGCCATGGTCCTGGAGCGGATCTTCGGCTGTCCCCAAGACGTGGAGTGGTGCCAGGATGACGAAGGCGAGATGTATGTGATTCAGTCCCGGCCCTTGCAGGCTGCAAGCGCGTTTGGAGAGCGTGCGCAGCCGCAGGCGGACGAGGGCGGCCGCGCCCAGGCCGCCGACTTTGCCGAGTCTGCCGAAGAGTTTGCCGAGGGGTTGGCCAAAAGCCATGCCGTGCTCTTTCGTGGCGGCCTGATGGCCGCGGGCGGCGTGGCTCTGGGCCGGGTGCATCTGCTGCGAGATGACGAACCGCTGCGTTCGGTGCCCGGCGGCACGGTGCTCGTGTGCGGTACCCTTTCGCCCGATCTGGTCAGTCTGCTTGGCCGCGTCAAGGCCGTCGTGGCCGAGCGGGGCAGCCGGGCCAGCCATTTCGCCTCCGTGGCCCGCGAGTTCGGCCTGCCCGTGCTGGTGGGCGCCGTGGGCGCGCGCACGATGCTCAGACCGGGCCAGGCCGTGACCGTGGACGCCGAAAGTCGCATGATCTATGAGGGCAGCGTGGAAGGTCTGCGCGAGGCGGCGCAGTCGCGCGCGCCGCGCCGCTCCTCGCCCATGGCCCGCAGGCTGGAGGCGATCATGCCGCTTGTCTCGCCGCTCACGCTCACGGATCCGCAGTCCCCGCGTTTCACCCCGCGTTTTTGCAGCTCGCTGCACGATATCGTGCGTTTCTGCCACGAGAAGGGCGTGGCCGAGATGTTTTCCCTGGTTGACCGGGGCGGGCGTGGTCTTGCTCGGGCCAAACGGCTGCGCACGGGAGTGCCCATGGACTTCTATGTGCTGGATCTGCACGGCGGCACACGGGCCAAGGCCTCGGGCAAGGCCGAGATCGGCCCGAGCGACTTGGCCAGCCGGCCCATGCTCGCCCTGTGGCAAGGCCTGACCCACCAGGATGTGGTCTGGGCCAAGGGACTCAAGCATCTGGATTGGGAGGCTTTCGATCAGGTCAGCGCCGGGGTGGGCGTGCTGGGCTCCAAGGAGTTGGCCAGCTACGCCGTGCTCTCGGACGATTACCTGCACGCCATGGTGCGCTTCGGTTACCATTTCGCCGTGGTGGACGCCCTGTGCTGCGAGCGAGAGGACGCCAACTACGTGGCCTTCCGCTTCAAGGGCGGCGGAGCGGATTTCGAACACCGGCTGCTGCGTCTGGCCTTTATCGCCGAGGTGCTGCAACGCGCGGGCTTTGTATCAACCTCGCGCAGCGACCTGCTGGACGCACGCTACAGCCGCCAGGACGAGCAAAAGTGCTTGCAGCGGCTGACCCTTCTGGGCATTATCCTCGGGCAAACGCGGCTTATGGACATGGCCATGACCGGTCAAACCCAAGTTGAGGCCATGGTCGAAGAGTTTTGGAAGCGTTATGGCACCGATATGAACGCATTATAG
- a CDS encoding ferredoxin reductase family protein, giving the protein MLTISKSSQRYTPVILSVILTQALWLGSKWFFQDWFDDPFKYPAKAASLTATVLMCWCIALSTRWRPIEDYFGGLDKVYQVHKRLGRWSFYIILIHPLCLAAHRLPDLPAFLEYLWFQKLVGNPYLVGHNLGIITLMLMAGLVTLTLWIKPPYHIWKHSHEWFGLVLLLVIAHIWFLDADIAAYPLLRALMYALLAIAAASFVYIRFLYRFLGPHYRYAVSRVEKIADILELTFAPKGKKMDFKPSQFVYLVVRKPGISPEPHPYSIACGYSLGAEFKLGIKQTGDHTRSIEALTKGDPVDVYGPYGRFSDQFLAGGRDCVFIGGGIGITPFLGMWHVALHSEERLSAESVSGELRRMHPEIIKTWESPRVFLFYVCREEHEASFDDDIRQEVVLSQFHGFENLEKRGHRYELYLSSKQGRIDARYIADRVPGGVLDKDIYLCGPTPMVDSLISQFRRMGVPAGQFVVEDFNLL; this is encoded by the coding sequence ATGCTGACCATTTCCAAGTCCTCGCAGCGTTACACGCCCGTCATCCTGAGCGTCATTCTAACGCAGGCCCTATGGCTGGGCAGCAAATGGTTCTTCCAGGACTGGTTCGACGATCCGTTCAAGTACCCGGCCAAGGCGGCATCCCTCACGGCCACAGTGCTCATGTGCTGGTGCATCGCGCTGTCCACGCGCTGGCGGCCGATCGAGGACTATTTCGGCGGGCTGGACAAGGTCTATCAAGTGCACAAGCGTCTTGGACGCTGGTCCTTCTACATAATCCTGATCCATCCGCTATGTCTTGCAGCACACAGGCTGCCCGACCTGCCAGCTTTTCTCGAATACCTGTGGTTCCAGAAGCTCGTTGGCAATCCGTACCTGGTCGGGCATAATCTCGGCATCATCACACTCATGCTCATGGCCGGCCTGGTGACGCTGACCCTGTGGATCAAGCCGCCCTACCACATCTGGAAGCACAGCCACGAGTGGTTCGGCCTGGTCCTGCTGCTGGTCATCGCGCACATATGGTTCTTGGACGCGGACATCGCGGCGTATCCACTCCTGCGCGCGTTGATGTACGCACTTCTGGCCATCGCAGCGGCGAGCTTTGTGTACATCCGCTTCCTCTACCGTTTCCTCGGCCCGCACTATCGCTATGCGGTTTCGCGCGTCGAAAAGATAGCGGACATCCTGGAGCTGACCTTCGCGCCCAAGGGAAAAAAGATGGACTTCAAGCCAAGCCAGTTCGTCTACCTCGTGGTCCGCAAGCCAGGCATATCGCCCGAGCCACATCCCTACTCCATCGCCTGTGGCTACAGTCTGGGGGCCGAATTCAAGCTCGGCATCAAGCAGACCGGCGACCACACACGAAGCATCGAGGCTCTGACCAAGGGCGACCCGGTCGACGTGTACGGCCCCTACGGCCGCTTCAGCGACCAGTTCCTGGCCGGCGGGCGCGACTGCGTGTTCATCGGCGGCGGCATCGGCATCACGCCCTTTCTAGGCATGTGGCACGTGGCCCTGCACTCCGAGGAACGGTTGAGCGCGGAAAGCGTGTCCGGCGAACTTCGCAGGATGCACCCCGAGATCATCAAGACCTGGGAAAGCCCCCGCGTGTTCCTGTTCTACGTCTGCCGCGAGGAGCATGAAGCCAGCTTCGACGATGACATCAGGCAGGAGGTCGTCCTCAGCCAGTTCCACGGCTTCGAGAACTTGGAGAAGCGCGGCCACCGCTACGAGCTGTACCTGAGCTCCAAACAGGGCCGCATCGACGCGCGGTACATCGCCGATCGCGTGCCCGGCGGCGTACTGGACAAGGATATTTATCTCTGCGGTCCCACGCCCATGGTCGATTCGCTCATCAGTCAGTTCAGGCGCATGGGCGTACCGGCCGGCCAGTTCGTGGTCGAGGATTTCAATCTGCTATGA